GTCACGCCGTCGCTGCGCGACGGACACCGGAAACGGCGTCGTCTGGTGAGACCGGGGCGTCGCGCAGCGACTGCAGGATGGTAGGCGGGGCTTTCAAGCCCCGACGCGGCGGCACGACGACATCAACATGCGATTGCCCCGGTTCGTGACTCAGGGCGATGGCATGTTCATTGGTGTTCCCGAGGCATCATGGCACGGGCGGTCGGGGACTGAAGTCCCCGCCTACACGCATGCAGTCGCTGCGCGACGGACACCGGAAACGGCGTCGTCTGGTGAGACCGGGGCGTCGCGAAGCGACTGCAGGATGGTAGGCGGGGCTTTCAAGCCCCGACGCGGCGGCACGACGACATCAACATGCAATCGCCCTGGATTCTAAGATGAGTCTCTTGCATCGGTCCTGAGAGGAAACTATATTCACCAGCGCACCACGTCAACGTTGACGGTGAGGTGAGTATGGCAACTCCCGTGGCGCTGGAAGTCAGCCCGTCGCGCGCTGGTGCGCGGATGTCGCGCGCACGTCGTCGTGAGGCGCTTGCCGGGTACCTGTTGCTGTTGCCGTGGGCCATCGGCTTCCTGCTGTTCGTGGCAGGGCCGCTGGTGGCGTCGGCCGCGCTGTCGTTCACGGCGTTCGACGTGGCCCGGCCGCCGCGCTTCGTTGGCCTGGAGAACTACGTCAACGCGTTCACCAGTGATGACCGTTTTCTCAGCTCGCTCCAGCTCACCTTTGTCTACGCCGTCGTCTCGGTGCCGCTGGCGTTGTTCGGGTCGTTGTTGTTGGCGTTGCTGCTCAACCAGCGGCTGCGCGGCACCTCGCTGTACCGGACCTTCTTCTTCCTGCCGAGCCTCACCCCGGCCGTGGCCGTGGCGATCCTCTGGACGTGGCTGCTCCAGCCAGATGTGGGGCTGGTGAACTACCTGCTCAGCCTCGTTGGGATCACCGGGCCGAAGTGGCTCGGCTCGACGGAGTGGGCGATGCCCTCGCTGATCGTCATCGCGTTGTGGACCGGCATCGGCGGCAACCGCATGATGATCTTCCTCGCCGGACTCCAGGGCGTCCCGCAGGAGCTGTACGACGCGGCGGACATCGACGGCGCGGGCGCGGTCCAGAAGTTCCGCCACATCACCCTGCCGATGATCTCCCCCACGATGTTCTTCAACCTCGTGCTCGGGATCATCGCAGCGCTCAAGGTGTTCACCGTCGCGTTCATCGCGACGCAGGGCGGGCCAGCCTTCTCGACGTGGTTCATCGCCCTGCACATCTGGTCGCAGGCCTTCAAGTATCTGGAGATGGGGTACGCCTCGGCGCTGGCGTGGATCTTCACGCTGATCCTGCTGCTGCTCACCGTGGCGCAGTTCCGGCTGTCGCGGCACTGGGTCTACTACGAGGGGGAGGATTCCAGGTGAGCGCGTTGATGGTCGAGCTGGCCGATGAGCGCACGCCAGTTGCCGGCAGCGAGCACGTCGGGCGGCAGCACAGCCTGCGTCGGCGGGTGATCCTGCACGCCGTCACCATCACGCTGGCGCTCCTCGCGATGTTTCCGTTCATCTGGACGCTCGCCAGCTCGCTCAAGACGCCCGCCGAACTGGTGCTCTTCCCGCCGCCGCTGCTCCCGTACACGCCGCAGTGGGGCAACTACCTGGAGCTGTGGCGGGTGGTGCCGTTCGGCACCTGGCTGCTCAACTCGCTGATCTTCACCATCGTGGGGACCATCGGGGCGGTTGCGTCGGCGACGCTGGTGGCGTACTCGTTCGCCCGTTTCCGCTACCCGGGGCGAGACGTCTTCTTCCTGATCACCCTGGCCACGATCATGTTGCCCGTCGAGGTCACCATCATTCCCCAGTACCTGCTCTTCTTCAACATCGGGTGGATCGACACGCTGCTGCCGCTGATCGTGCCGCAATGGCTGGGCGGCGGGGCGTTCAACATCTTCCTGATCCGCCAGTTCATCATGTCGCTCCCGCGTGACCTGGACGAGGCGGCGCTGGTCGACGGCGCGAGCTACCTGCAGACGCTCTGGTACGTCCTGCTGCCGCTCTGCATTCCGGCCCTGGCGACGGCGGCCATCATCACGGCCATCGCGAACTGGGACGCGTTCCTGGGCCCGTTCATCTTCCTGAACTCGAAGGACAACCTGGTACTCGCGGTCGGGATCCGCGAGTTCCAGTCGGTCGGCTCGGCGACGGGCGGCGCAGTGGTAGGGGGCCTCCGTCGCGATCACCTGCTGATGGCCGCCGCCACGCTGATGACGCTGCCCGTGATCGGGCTGTTCTTCGTGTGCCAGCGCTACTTCGTGCGTGGCGCGGTGATGTCCGGCATCAAGGGCTGAGGGAGGACGACGATGCGAACCCTGTCCCGTCGTACGCTGCTGGGGATCGGCATGGGAGCGGCGGCAAGCTCGTTCCTGGGGGCCTGCGCCCCGCCGCCCGCGCAAAGCGAGGCGACCGCCGCCGCGAAGACTGGCGCTGCGCCAGCGGCCCCGGCCGCGAAGCCGGCCGACGCAGCCAAGCCGGCTGAGGCCGCGAAGCCGGCTGCCCCGGTCGCGGCTGGCGCGAAGGAGCTGGTCTTCCACTGCCGCCAGGGTGACCTCGCCAACCACTTCACTGCCTACGCCGAGAAGTGGAGCCAGAAGAACCCGACCACCCCCATCAAGATGGAGACGATGGTCGCCACGAACGAGTACTGGGTCAAGCTGGCGGCGCTGCACGCCTCGAAGACCATCGGCGACAACGTGGTCGATATCAGCCGCTTCTTCCCGGAGATGGCGAACAAGGGGCTGTACCGCGAGATCCAGCCGTTCGTGGACGGCGAGAAGTTCGATCTCGGCCAGTACTACCCGGCGGCCGTCGAGAATGGCCGCTTCGACGGCAAGCTGTACGCCCTGCCGGAGACGTACCAGTTCCAGGCCGTCTTGATCTACTACAACAAGGACCTGTTCGACGCGGCGGGCGTCAAGTACCCGGACGCCACCAACGCGACCTTTGACGAGATCGTCGAGAAGGCGACGAAGCTGACCAAACCGGCCGACGGCATCTTCGGGTACGGTGGAGCCAGTGGCGCCCACCACATCATCATCCGCTCGTTCGGCGGCGATGTGCTGGACGAGGAGCGCAAGAAGTCACGGCTGGCCGAGCCCGAAGCGATCAAGGCCGTGGAGTGGATCCAGGACTTGATCTACAAGCACAAGGCCCACCCGGCCCCGGACCAGATCGCCAACGGCAGCGACACCAACATGTTCGCGGGCGGCAAGCTGGCAATGCTCCAGCAGACCCTCTGGACGGGCACGTTCCTGATCCCGCTGGTGGCCGGCAAGTTCAAGTATGGCGCAGCGCTCCTGCCGAAGGGGCCGACGGGCATCATGGGCAACCACTCCCAGAGCGACCTCGTGGGCGTGACGGCGAACTCCAAAAACCCGGACGTGGCCTGGCAGATCGCAAGATTCATGACGGCGAAGGACATCGGCATTGAGAAGGTCGCGCTGAACGCCGGCGGGCCGGGCGCGCGCCCGGACGTCCAGAGCGATCCGGGCCTGCAAGAGAAGATGATCGGCCTGAAAGAGTTCCAGACGGCGCTCTCGGAGAAGCGCAAGCCGTTCCTGGAGCCGAAGCCGTGGAACGTCCGCACGCAGGAGTTGAACGATGCCTTCGGCCAGAACTCGGACCCGATCTGGCTCAACAAGGTCACACCGGCCGACGGCATGAAGAAGGTCCACCAGGAGGCGCAAAAGGTGCTGGACAAGCCACGACCATGACCAGCGGAAACGTAGACGGCTCAGGATTGCGCGCGGTGGTGGTGGGGGCGGGCTTCGCCGGCGAGGGCCACACCATCGCGCTGCGTGAGAACGGCGTCGCCATTGAGGCGATCTGCGCGCGGACGCCCTCGGCGGTGCAGGCGATGGCCGACAAGCTGGGGGTGCCGCGCGCCTCGACCAACTGGCGGGAGACGCTGGCCGAGATCAAGCCGGAGATCGTCGCCGTCGCGACGCCGGCCGGCGCGCACGCCGAGGTCATCGACGCGGCGCTGGACGCCGGCTGCCACGTCTACTCGGACAAGCCGCTGGCGCCGTACGCCCCCATTGCCCGCCGGCTGTACGAGCGCGCGGCAGCGGCGGGAGTCAAGCACGCCTATGCGGCCACCCACCGCTACGATCCGAGCGTCGAGTGGCTGGCGGAGCTGGTACGAGACGGGGTCATCGGGCGGGTGGGCGAGGTCGAAGGGACGTTCCGGCGTCACATCCACCCCCTGACGCCGTGGTCCTGGTACGACTCGGTGGAGCTTGGCGGCGGCCTGCTCCACAACGCCCTGCCGCACTGGCTGGGCATCTTGCAGCGCGTCCTGGGTGGGGAGCTGCAGGCGGCGGTGGGCGAGACGCGGCGGGTCCGCGAGCGCGCACCGTTTGTCCCCGACATCCACGATTTCCGCCTGCGCGGCGCGATGCGTCCCACGCCCGAGGAGGCCGAACGTCTGGAGTGGCGGGACTGCGACTCGGACAGCGGGTTCACGGCGCTGTTACGGATCGGCACGCGGGATCCGGCGGCCTCGGCCCAGGTCTCGATCTCGGCGACGGGTCACCCGGCCGCCTGGCCGCCGCACGGCTGGCGCTTCCACGGGACCGGCGGCACCCTCCTGGCGGATGGGCACTTCTCATACTCGGTGCGCCTGCACCGCGCGGGTGATCCGGCCGACCAATGGGAGGAGTTGCCCGTGCCTCAACGCATCCTGGACGCGCACCCGCGGGTGGGCGACGAGTTCCAGCGGAAGTGGACGGCGCTGGCGCGAGACTTCGTCGGGGACATCGTCGGCCAGCCGCGGGATCGCTACCTGACCTTCCGAGACGGCTGGCGCTTCCAGGAGGCATTCGACACGATCCGTGCTGGCGGCGGCTGGACGACCATCCCTACCCGATCTGATGGACCTGGACATCAACCCGGGCCGGCGTCGGGGTGATCGGAACAGGATGACTGGCCATCGT
The Chloroflexota bacterium DNA segment above includes these coding regions:
- a CDS encoding sugar ABC transporter permease; this encodes MATPVALEVSPSRAGARMSRARRREALAGYLLLLPWAIGFLLFVAGPLVASAALSFTAFDVARPPRFVGLENYVNAFTSDDRFLSSLQLTFVYAVVSVPLALFGSLLLALLLNQRLRGTSLYRTFFFLPSLTPAVAVAILWTWLLQPDVGLVNYLLSLVGITGPKWLGSTEWAMPSLIVIALWTGIGGNRMMIFLAGLQGVPQELYDAADIDGAGAVQKFRHITLPMISPTMFFNLVLGIIAALKVFTVAFIATQGGPAFSTWFIALHIWSQAFKYLEMGYASALAWIFTLILLLLTVAQFRLSRHWVYYEGEDSR
- a CDS encoding carbohydrate ABC transporter permease yields the protein MSALMVELADERTPVAGSEHVGRQHSLRRRVILHAVTITLALLAMFPFIWTLASSLKTPAELVLFPPPLLPYTPQWGNYLELWRVVPFGTWLLNSLIFTIVGTIGAVASATLVAYSFARFRYPGRDVFFLITLATIMLPVEVTIIPQYLLFFNIGWIDTLLPLIVPQWLGGGAFNIFLIRQFIMSLPRDLDEAALVDGASYLQTLWYVLLPLCIPALATAAIITAIANWDAFLGPFIFLNSKDNLVLAVGIREFQSVGSATGGAVVGGLRRDHLLMAAATLMTLPVIGLFFVCQRYFVRGAVMSGIKG
- a CDS encoding sugar ABC transporter substrate-binding protein → MRTLSRRTLLGIGMGAAASSFLGACAPPPAQSEATAAAKTGAAPAAPAAKPADAAKPAEAAKPAAPVAAGAKELVFHCRQGDLANHFTAYAEKWSQKNPTTPIKMETMVATNEYWVKLAALHASKTIGDNVVDISRFFPEMANKGLYREIQPFVDGEKFDLGQYYPAAVENGRFDGKLYALPETYQFQAVLIYYNKDLFDAAGVKYPDATNATFDEIVEKATKLTKPADGIFGYGGASGAHHIIIRSFGGDVLDEERKKSRLAEPEAIKAVEWIQDLIYKHKAHPAPDQIANGSDTNMFAGGKLAMLQQTLWTGTFLIPLVAGKFKYGAALLPKGPTGIMGNHSQSDLVGVTANSKNPDVAWQIARFMTAKDIGIEKVALNAGGPGARPDVQSDPGLQEKMIGLKEFQTALSEKRKPFLEPKPWNVRTQELNDAFGQNSDPIWLNKVTPADGMKKVHQEAQKVLDKPRP
- a CDS encoding Gfo/Idh/MocA family oxidoreductase, with the translated sequence MTSGNVDGSGLRAVVVGAGFAGEGHTIALRENGVAIEAICARTPSAVQAMADKLGVPRASTNWRETLAEIKPEIVAVATPAGAHAEVIDAALDAGCHVYSDKPLAPYAPIARRLYERAAAAGVKHAYAATHRYDPSVEWLAELVRDGVIGRVGEVEGTFRRHIHPLTPWSWYDSVELGGGLLHNALPHWLGILQRVLGGELQAAVGETRRVRERAPFVPDIHDFRLRGAMRPTPEEAERLEWRDCDSDSGFTALLRIGTRDPAASAQVSISATGHPAAWPPHGWRFHGTGGTLLADGHFSYSVRLHRAGDPADQWEELPVPQRILDAHPRVGDEFQRKWTALARDFVGDIVGQPRDRYLTFRDGWRFQEAFDTIRAGGGWTTIPTRSDGPGHQPGPASG